Within the Candidatus Deferrimicrobiaceae bacterium genome, the region TTTCCCTCATCCACTCTTTCTGGAGCGCAAGGATCCGTTTCCCGGCGCGCACCGCCGCCTCGAGCATCCCGTCCAGCTGCTCCCGCGTGAACGGCTTCCCCTCCGCCGTCCCCTGCACCTCGATCAGGCTCCCGCTTCCCGTCATGACGATGTTCATGTCGACCTCCGCAGCCGAGTCCTCCGCGTAATCGAGGTCCACCAGGACACGTCCGCCGCACATCCCCACGCTAATCGCCACCACCGGTTCCCGGACCGGATTTCCCGGGATCGACCCGCTTCCGGCCAGCCGGGAACAGGCCTGCCACAGGGCGATCCATGCCCCGTTGATCGAGGCGGTGCGGGTCCCGCCGTCCGCCTGGAGGACATCGCAGTCGACGGTGATCGTCCTCTCGCCCAGGGAGGCAAGGTCGACCACAGCCCGAAGCGACCTGCCGATCAGCCGCTGGATCTCCTGCGTGCGGCCCTGGACCCTCCCCGTGCGTCCCTCGCGCGGGCTGCGGGTGTCCGTGGCACGCGGCAGCATCGCATATTCGGCGGTCACCCAGCCTTTCCCCGACCCCCGGAGGAAGGGCGGGACGCGTTCCTCGACGGAAGCCGCGCAGATCACCTTCGTCTCGCCCAGTTCGAACAGCACCGACCCCTCGGCGTGCTTCTGCACCCCCGGCGTCACGCGAATCGGCCGGAGATCTCCCGCCTTCCTCCTGTTTGTGCGCATCCCTTTTCTCCGCCTCTTTCCCGCTCCCCTTACTCCCCGGAGAACGATTCGTCCTGACGACCGGCGCAAGGGCCGGGCGCACACGCCGGCCGGCAAGCCGAAATCGGGGTTTCGTATCCCGGTTCCTTCGATTATCCGGGAAAAAAACGTTCCGGGAAACCATTATTCGGGGGAAAAACCTACTTTTCTCCCCGCTTTCGCCCAAGAATTTTGACGCTTTTTCCCTTTTTCGTGGGCGCATTTTGGAAACGAACCACTTCTTAGAACCGGAACGGTGATTCCTTGATCGTAGGAGTTCCCAAAGAGACGTTCCCCGGGGAGCGGCGCGTCGCCCTGACGCCGGCCGTCATCCCCCTGCTCGTCAAGAAGGGGATCACGGTCGTGGTGGAATCGGGCGTCGGGGGGACGATCGGGACCGACCCGGCCCCGGGCGAGGAGATCTACGAGGGAAGGGTGAAGTCGGCCTCCCCCGAGGAGGTGGCGATGGTGTTCGACACGGCCCGGCGCGCGGTGATCGTACCCGGATACGGGATGGCCGTCTCGCAGGCGCAGCACGCGGTGCGCGACCTGGCCAACCTTCTCGAGTCGCGGGGGGTCGAGGTGGAGTTCGCCATCCACCCGGTCGCAGGAAGGATGCCGGGCCACATGAACGTCCTCCTCGCGGAGGCGAACATCCCGTACGACAAGCTGAAGGAGATGGACGAGGCCAATTCCGGGTTCGCGCAGACCGACGTCGCCCTCGTGATCGG harbors:
- the rph gene encoding ribonuclease PH — translated: MRTNRRKAGDLRPIRVTPGVQKHAEGSVLFELGETKVICAASVEERVPPFLRGSGKGWVTAEYAMLPRATDTRSPREGRTGRVQGRTQEIQRLIGRSLRAVVDLASLGERTITVDCDVLQADGGTRTASINGAWIALWQACSRLAGSGSIPGNPVREPVVAISVGMCGGRVLVDLDYAEDSAAEVDMNIVMTGSGSLIEVQGTAEGKPFTREQLDGMLEAAVRAGKRILALQKEWMREKR
- a CDS encoding NAD(P)(+) transhydrogenase (Re/Si-specific) subunit beta; its protein translation is MIVGVPKETFPGERRVALTPAVIPLLVKKGITVVVESGVGGTIGTDPAPGEEIYEGRVKSASPEEVAMVFDTARRAVIVPGYGMAVSQAQHAVRDLANLLESRGVEVEFAIHPVAGRMPGHMNVLLAEANIPYDKLKEMDEANSGFAQTDVALVIGANDVVNPLARTDPQSPIAGMPILNVDEARTVVVVKRSLSPGFAGIPNPLFTADNTLMLFGDGKKAIGELIAALKEF